One bacterium DNA window includes the following coding sequences:
- the yajC gene encoding preprotein translocase subunit YajC translates to MLHSFLLMGGNPAPGQPAPNPIMSFLPFIVIILIIYFMMIRPQKKRQLEREKLIAGVQKGDKIVTVGGLHGTVQSTKEKTVIVKIADNVKVEVERVAIASVLTGGKDETPEVLPVEEKK, encoded by the coding sequence ATGTTACACTCGTTTTTATTAATGGGCGGCAACCCGGCTCCCGGACAACCCGCGCCTAATCCGATCATGAGCTTCTTGCCGTTTATCGTCATTATTCTCATTATTTATTTTATGATGATTCGCCCACAGAAAAAACGCCAGCTGGAACGCGAGAAATTAATTGCCGGTGTTCAAAAAGGTGATAAGATCGTGACTGTCGGCGGCTTACATGGCACAGTACAATCGACAAAAGAAAAGACGGTTATCGTTAAAATTGCCGATAACGTTAAAGTTGAAGTTGAGCGCGTTGCCATCGCCAGCGTGTTGACCGGAGGCAAAGATGAAACCCCGGAAGTATTGCCGGTCGAAGAAAAAAAATAA
- the thiS gene encoding sulfur carrier protein ThiS: MNIIGVLERFDIRQPSGIAVALNCSVVPKSEFETVQIKDGDEVEIIRATQGG, from the coding sequence ATGAATATCATTGGTGTTCTGGAGCGTTTTGATATTCGACAACCGTCGGGAATCGCCGTTGCTTTAAATTGTTCGGTCGTTCCAAAATCAGAATTTGAAACAGTTCAAATCAAAGACGGTGATGAGGTTGAGATTATCCGTGCGACTCAGGGCGGGTAA
- a CDS encoding thiazole synthase, protein MAQNQLVIGERRFNSRLIVGTGKYKNYDETKAAIEASGAEMITVALRRINLENPNDKGLLDFIGSKYTLLPNTAGCYTAKDAVLTCQLAREALNTTLVKLEVLGDQKTLFPDNEQLLEAAKILVKDGFTVLPYCIDDPIICKKLEDVGCAAVMPLAAPIGSGLGIRNPHNLAIIREQSKVPVIVDAGVGTASDAAIAMELGCDGILMNTAIAGAQDPIKMARAMKLAVEAGRLAFESGRIPKKLYATASSPVQGVIGS, encoded by the coding sequence ATGGCACAGAATCAATTAGTCATAGGGGAAAGACGTTTTAATTCGCGTTTGATCGTTGGTACTGGAAAATACAAAAATTATGACGAAACAAAAGCTGCTATTGAAGCAAGCGGAGCCGAGATGATAACGGTTGCGCTCCGACGGATCAATCTTGAAAATCCAAATGATAAAGGGTTGCTTGATTTTATCGGTTCCAAATATACGCTGTTGCCTAATACAGCCGGATGTTATACGGCTAAAGATGCCGTGTTGACATGCCAGTTGGCACGGGAAGCGCTCAACACAACATTGGTGAAGCTCGAAGTTCTAGGTGATCAGAAAACTTTGTTTCCTGATAATGAACAGCTGCTTGAAGCCGCCAAAATTCTTGTGAAAGACGGTTTTACGGTTTTACCGTATTGCATTGACGATCCGATTATTTGTAAAAAGCTCGAAGACGTCGGATGTGCCGCCGTCATGCCGCTGGCTGCGCCGATCGGATCAGGTCTCGGAATTCGTAATCCGCATAACCTTGCGATCATTCGTGAGCAATCCAAAGTTCCGGTCATCGTGGATGCAGGTGTCGGAACGGCATCGGATGCTGCAATTGCGATGGAACTCGGTTGTGACGGCATTTTGATGAATACGGCTATTGCTGGCGCGCAAGATCCGATCAAAATGGCACGCGCGATGAAACTGGCTGTCGAAGCAGGGCGTCTTGCTTTCGAATCCGGTCGCATTCCTAAAAAACTATATGCGACGGCCTCCAGCCCTGTCCAAGGTGTTATCGGGAGTTGA
- a CDS encoding STAS domain-containing protein, producing the protein MVIQPITIHSYAAMENANVTVVEIRGQLDSITALQVEKYLNRLLDQKKFRIVIDLKEVSYISSAGWGIFIGILKEIKINSGDLKLSGLNDDVREVFQLLEIDFILPTFGSNSDAIAAFL; encoded by the coding sequence ATGGTTATTCAACCGATTACGATTCATTCGTACGCTGCAATGGAAAATGCCAATGTCACCGTTGTCGAAATACGCGGACAACTGGATTCTATTACAGCATTACAGGTTGAAAAATATCTCAATCGGCTTCTGGATCAGAAAAAATTTCGTATCGTTATTGATCTCAAAGAAGTCAGTTATATCAGCAGCGCGGGGTGGGGGATTTTTATCGGAATTTTAAAAGAAATTAAAATCAACAGCGGCGATTTGAAACTTTCGGGGCTCAACGACGACGTGCGGGAAGTTTTTCAGTTGCTCGAGATCGATTTTATTTTGCCAACCTTCGGCTCCAATTCCGACGCCATCGCTGCATTTTTATAA
- a CDS encoding cyclic nucleotide-binding domain-containing protein, which yields MEAIAPKFISKNFASGSVIFDDGSSDTDGMYVIVQGAIKIYKNIANEEDRQQAVAVLKAGSFFGEMALMDEETRSAGAMAMEDCELLFLSKESFKKIISENLETAHAILTQISKVMSKRLRDTNNLFREVVGWGYRARKEVRELKSNFLSTISHELRTPIHSIQGFSSLMRDSGEIDKETQAKFVEVILSESKRLADLINDLIALAEMEYGAIVLERQPCNLKDIVESAAEAYKEDAAEKKIQCVINLPATMPMALLDGNRMKEAVGHLFENAIKFTPYEGRVLVDVKLEAQSVDILITDTGRGIPAKFVDRIFDKFYQVDQSNTRDVEGAGIGLTLALHIVDLHGGTISVASKEGQGSIFKISLPNEHVLVKS from the coding sequence TTGGAAGCTATTGCTCCTAAATTTATTTCCAAAAATTTTGCATCCGGCTCTGTAATTTTTGACGACGGCAGTTCGGACACTGATGGGATGTATGTCATCGTGCAAGGTGCGATAAAAATTTATAAAAACATTGCGAATGAAGAAGACCGTCAACAGGCGGTCGCCGTGTTAAAAGCCGGGAGTTTTTTCGGCGAGATGGCGCTGATGGATGAAGAAACGCGTTCTGCCGGCGCTATGGCGATGGAGGATTGCGAGTTATTATTTCTTTCTAAAGAATCATTCAAAAAAATTATCAGCGAAAATTTAGAGACCGCTCATGCGATCCTGACACAAATTTCAAAAGTCATGAGCAAACGTTTACGCGATACCAATAATCTTTTCCGTGAAGTAGTCGGATGGGGTTACCGCGCGCGTAAAGAAGTGCGCGAGCTCAAGTCGAATTTTTTATCGACGATTTCCCACGAATTGCGCACGCCGATTCACTCGATCCAGGGATTCAGCAGTCTGATGCGGGATTCGGGAGAAATTGACAAGGAAACTCAGGCAAAATTCGTCGAAGTGATCTTGAGTGAAAGTAAAAGACTGGCCGATCTGATCAATGATCTGATCGCATTGGCTGAAATGGAATACGGGGCCATTGTTTTGGAACGTCAGCCGTGCAATCTGAAAGATATTGTTGAAAGCGCCGCTGAAGCCTACAAAGAGGATGCAGCCGAGAAAAAAATTCAGTGCGTTATTAATCTGCCGGCAACGATGCCGATGGCTTTACTGGACGGCAATCGTATGAAAGAAGCCGTGGGACACTTGTTTGAGAACGCGATCAAATTTACTCCCTATGAAGGGCGTGTGCTCGTCGATGTTAAACTCGAAGCTCAATCCGTCGATATTTTAATTACCGATACCGGCCGCGGCATTCCGGCCAAATTTGTCGACCGGATTTTTGATAAATTTTATCAGGTCGATCAATCCAATACGCGCGATGTCGAAGGAGCCGGAATCGGCTTGACCTTGGCTCTTCATATTGTAGATCTGCACGGCGGTACGATCAGCGTGGCCAGTAAAGAAGGGCAAGGGTCCATATTCAAAATCAGCCTTCCCAATGAACATGTGCTCGTCAAAAGCTAA
- a CDS encoding glycosyltransferase family 2 protein, protein MNQPSVYVVILGWNGRELTLDCVRSVLKVEYPNFIVLVVDNHSSDGSPDAIRKEFQAELSSGKLLLVENSANLGFARGNNIGMELALKKGADYVLLLNNDTVVDPALLKNMIPMAEADGFVGIAAPKIYYFDPPNKIWYAGGKIALHKGLSWHIGIREIDHGQYDTSVDCDYATGCAMLIKKAVIEKIGFLDPIYPHFSEDADYCWRAKLQGFRILYLPGGKVWHKISVSTGGQLSLRKIRLRLRSNFIFFKRYARGYHWLTIPVFFILDGFRILGLILTKQIRNK, encoded by the coding sequence ATGAATCAACCATCCGTTTACGTGGTCATTTTAGGATGGAACGGCCGGGAGCTGACGCTCGATTGTGTCCGTTCTGTTCTGAAAGTTGAATATCCCAATTTCATTGTTTTGGTTGTAGATAATCATTCATCCGACGGGAGCCCTGACGCTATCCGGAAAGAATTTCAAGCCGAACTCTCATCGGGAAAACTTTTGCTCGTCGAAAATTCCGCGAATCTCGGTTTTGCTCGGGGCAATAACATCGGGATGGAATTGGCGTTAAAAAAGGGCGCCGATTATGTTTTACTGCTCAATAACGATACCGTCGTCGATCCCGCTTTGCTCAAAAATATGATTCCGATGGCTGAAGCCGACGGATTTGTTGGAATTGCCGCGCCTAAAATATATTATTTCGATCCGCCAAATAAAATATGGTATGCCGGTGGAAAAATTGCTCTCCACAAAGGCTTAAGCTGGCACATTGGAATTCGGGAAATCGATCATGGACAATACGATACCTCCGTCGATTGTGATTACGCAACGGGTTGCGCGATGCTTATCAAAAAAGCTGTCATCGAAAAGATTGGTTTTCTCGATCCAATTTATCCGCATTTTTCGGAAGACGCCGATTATTGCTGGCGTGCCAAACTTCAGGGATTTCGAATTCTGTATTTGCCGGGAGGCAAAGTATGGCACAAAATTTCAGTTTCTACCGGTGGACAGCTTTCACTCAGAAAAATCCGTTTGCGCTTGCGCAGCAATTTTATTTTTTTTAAACGTTATGCCCGCGGATATCATTGGTTGACCATTCCGGTGTTTTTTATTCTGGACGGTTTCCGTATTCTGGGTCTGATTTTAACTAAGCAGATACGGAATAAATGA